TCCATGCTTTACATCGAATCTCAAAATATAAAGATAAAGAGGGAACCGAACCTAGATTAAATAAATTAGGTACTTCTGCATGGCAGAAGATGAAGAATAAAACCAAATCGAAAGTTAAGGATATTGCCAAAGATCTAATTGCTCTATATGCAGAGAGGAAGAAAGAACAAGGTTTTTCTTTTAGCGAAGACAACTATTTACAACAGGAGTTAGAAGCTTCATTTATTTATGAAGATACTCCCGACCAAAATAAAGCCACTCTTGTCGTTAAAGAGGATATGGAGAAACAGATTCCTATGGATCGTTTAGTCTGTGGAGATGTAGGATTCGGTAAAACAGAAGTAGCGATAAGAGCTGCCTTTAAGGCTGTTTGTGATAGCAAACAGGTTGCTGTATTAGTTCCTACTACCATCCTTGCTTTTCAACATTATAAGACTTTTCAACAACGATTAAAAGAGCTTCCATGTAATGTGGAGTATATCTCTCGTATGCGAAAACCTAAAGAGGTGAAGCATGTGTTGAAAGAGATGAAAGAGGGTAAAGTCGATATCGTTATTGGTACCCATAAATTAGTTGGAAAAGATATTGAATTTAAAGATCTTGGTCTTCTGATTATTGACGAAGAGCAAAAGTTTGGTGTTGCCGTAAAAGAAAAATTAAAGAAGCTTAAGGTGAATGTGGATACACTAACCTTAACAGCGACTCCAATACCTAGAACGCTACAATTCTCTTTGATGGGTGCTCGAGATCTTTCTGTGATCAACACGCCTCCGCCAAATCGTTATCCCATTCAGACTGAGGTTCATGGATTTAATGAAGAAATTATCAAAGAGTCCATAGAATATGAGTTGGAACGTGGAGGACAGGTTTTCTTTATCAATAATAGGGTGCAGAATATTCTCGAAGTGGAAGCAATGATCCAACGAGTATGTCCAGGAGTAAAGACTTTGGTTGGTCATGGTCAAATGGATGGGGCCACTTTAGAAAAAGTCATGTTGTCTTTTATTGCAGGAGACTATGATGTGCTTATTGCCACCACCATCATTGAGTCGGGGTTAGATATTCCTAATGCCAATACCATCATTATCAATCATGCCCATCAATTTGGTTTGAGTGAACTACACCAACTTCGTGGTAGAGTTGGCCGTTCAAATAAGAAAGCATTTTGTTATCTTTTAGCTCCCCCATTGTCTTCATTACCAAGTGAATCAAGACGTAGATTGGAGGCTATTGAAGAGTTCTCTGAACTAGGTAGTGGATTCAATATCGCGATGCAAGATTTAGATATTAGAGGAGCAGGAAATATGCTTGGAGGAGAACAGAGTGGTTTTATTGCTGATATTGGATTCGAAACTTACCAGCGAATACTAAATGAAGCAATCCAGGAGTTAAAGACCCAAGAGTTCAAAGAGATATTTGAGGATGAAAAAGAGAATGATCAAGCTGCTCGTAAAGCATTCATGAATGTATCTTATGTTCAGGATTGTCAGATCGAAACGGACATGGAACTTCTTTTCCCGAGTGACTATGTTGAGAACACTGCAGAGAGAATGATTCTCTATAATGAATTGGATAACTTAGAAGATGGTGAAGCCCTGACTGAATTTATAAAAAATACAGAAGATCGATTTGGAAAGATGCCTCAAGAAGCGATTGAGTTAACTAAAATTGTTCAGATGCGTTGGATCGCTGAGCGTACAGGTATTGAGAAGATACGTTTAAAGAAGAAAAGAATGATCATTGACTTTGTGTCAGATCCACAATCTTCATTTTACAGTTCAGAACAATTCTCACATGTGTTAAGTTGGTTACAGCATAATCCAGGTAAAGCGGGGATGAAGCAAGAGAAGGATTGTATTCGATTGACTTTTATAAAGATATTTGATGTTAATGATGCACTAGAAGCATTGAATTTATTGTCTGGTAATTCATGAACTTAATACCGTAAATAAGAGACGGATTAAAATAATAATAAAATGGAGTCACTACCGTATATCTTTTAAGATAGAAAGTAGTGACTCTTTTATTTTATTGAATAATAATTCTATGTTTTGTAATGGTATTGCCTGATTTTATCTTAACAAAATATACACCAGGAGTAAGATCCCGTACCGAAACTTGTCTTAACCCTTTTGATAGTCTCACTTGTTTCATTGTAATGCCCTCTATATTACAGATAGTAATTGTCGAAGATCCTTTTAAATGAACCGTAAATGATTCTTTTGTTGGATTAGGATAAATAACGTCCTTTTCTGAATTGTTTTGATCTATGTTCGTTGAGATTTTATCATTATCAATGACAACCGTGTAGTCTACAACCATCCCTTGGTATGTAATAGGATCGCATGCTTTTTTGTCTTTATTGCCATAATAGAGCATACATCTCATATGAGTTTGTGGTACTGCATCTGTTGGAATATTAATAGCACCACCATATGCAGAGGTTGTTCCTTGCATATAACAAGCTAGCTCTTCATCGGTAAATTTATTATCACCATTCCAGTCAATCCAAACTTTGACATAGGTACCTTCCCATTTTGGAGTAATATCTACGTAAACAATATTGGTTTCGTTGCGATTGAAATAGAAATCATTACTTGACATAATATATCCCTCTCTGTTGACATCAAAAGTTTGATTGTTAACTGAAACATTGATGATCTTTAGCCCTAAATATTTTGGCTCTACTTTCGGAATACAATAGTCATTGACTACTTTTTTAGTGACAGTAACCATATCATTTTTGGATACAGTGGAATTTTGATCCCCTGAGATGATGTCTGCTGTGACATTAAAAACCCCTTTGTGATTATATGTGACACGAGGTGGGGTGGTTCCGCTATAAGTGTATGGACTACCACCTTCGAAGGTCCAATTACATGAATTCACTACTTGGTTACTATTCAGTGAGAACTGTACCGAATTTCCCTCTTCAATATGGTAATTGTCAGCTACGATATCGACCTCTAGAGGTAATGTTGTTTCTCCTTCTCCAGCGTAAATTGGCGCGTTTGGCTTTTCATTATAACCATATGCCACAAGGTGGAAGCGTTCCCCATAGCCTTCCATCTTTCCTTTCAACCATCCGTAGTGTAATTGATCTTTAAGATAGAATTTAATCCCGATATACCCTTCGGTATTCCCCCATTTTGTATAGGAAGCATGGTATATATCTAATTGATCAGGATATTCACCTGGCTTTTGCCAATTTCTATCTTCAGAGACCACTTCACCCCTGTTTAGTCTTTGAATATTTCTTGAATCTTGTTCCGTAATACAAGCCTTATTGTAAGTCTCAAGCTTGATATGACTTTGCTTATACATCCAGTTTCCATAAGCAGGACCCTCTTCAAATAGATTAAACCATTTCCACTTATTACTACTATCAACGAGTATATCTGTTAATTCTCCAGTAATAATTCTATAAGGATCTATAAAATTCATGTGATAGACAATCTCTTCAGTATAGCTCTCCTCTCCTACGAAGGTGTTGGATTTTAGTTGAATGGTTATATCCCTATTGTCTTTCTTTTCATGTTTAATAGCTGTACCCATCCACTGAATCCATATATTTCCATCTATCACTTCAATTTTAGAAGTTAGGCCTGTTGGCACATCAGATATTTCGTAATCAGTAGTTGGTTGAAGTACTCTGTCTGAACCGATATCATATTTCGACAAGAATGTAATAGATGCTTTTGTAGAGACTGTTCCATTGTTCAAATCGCGATCCTCTTCAAAAGTATTCGTATCTTGACTATAGACTGGAAGCTGTGAATCTATTTGTCCTGCACGGATTCCTTTTGTTGGATCTGTATTAAGAGCATACTCTATTAATTCTGCTTGTGTACCAGCATTATTGATTGATACTTTCATCCAACCATAGAGGTTTTCGTTCATCTCGTTAGTCACAAAAAAACCTAAAAATGCTGTTTTCCCTTCCCAACTTCTATATTGTGATGTTATAAAATTATGCTCATTTGGATAATTCCCTCCTTCATTCCATGTTTCACTCACTTCATTAATCAACACACCTAGATTGAGTGGGGTAATATTTTCACTCTGTGATTCACAAAGAATATTTTTCTTATACGTCTCTAATCTAAGTTTTCCTTTTTCATACCAAAGACCATAGCTATTAGAGGTATTCTTAAGTGTAAAATACTCCCAAGGGTTATTTTCGTCAACCGAAATAGATAATTTATTGTGAATCATTCTGTATGGATCTCTAAATACTATAGGGATTCCAAAACCGCATTTCTCGGTGGTATTCGAAATAAGCGCTTCTCTTTTAATTTCGACCTCTATGGTAATATTATCTTCAGAGGAGTGTTTGATTGCCTTGCCTGAGAGAGAGATTTCGAAATGATTTTCATCAATCTTCTTTGTTTCGGGAACCAATCCTTGTGGAAGATTTTTAAACGTAATATTTGAACTATTCCATGGATCGGAAGTAAACTCATCTCCAATAATTTTGGCTGTAATAGTGGTTGAGAATGAACCTGTGTTTGTACTACTTTCATTAAAATTTTGCCCTTCCAAATCTACCAATGCATGTTTGGGATATAATACATTTTGGATATTTTCTTTACTCCATAAATTATTACGATGAGAAACTTTAGAGTGAAGTGCATGGTGCATTCTCTCTACTTGTCCTTTTGTAAATGCAATGGGACATTTTGCATAATCCATATAATTTTGAATCATATCTAACGATCCGCAGCTGTGATGGTCTAATTCACAACCTCCATAATAACCTGTACAGTTTGGAGTATCAGCAACTTCGTCGTCTTCATTACATGCAGACGTTTCGCCACAACTAAGCCAAGGACTCCATGTATGGTATAGGTTTAGAAAGTGTCCAATTTCATGAGTTAAGATGCGATGATATCCTTCTGTGGTTGCTCCAAAAGCCCATGAAGAGATAATAATACCATCAAGATCTGCATATTGCTCGTTGTCTGTCTGGTATGGTAGATATGCCCAAGCCGAACCATTCCCTCCATCAGAACTTCTTACAATCCAAATATTTAAATATTTTTCATGAGGCCAGCTGTTAATTCTTTTAACTTCAGGATGATCCCAGCTTCCATTAATTGTAAGAGGAGATACATCTCGCGTAATTCCCGTTGTATAATTGCCTAAAGGATCTACTTTTGCCAATCGAAACTCGATGTTTGGTATTCCTACAGAACCATTAAATCGATCCACAATCTGATTCATATCTTCATTAATTGCCGCATAATCCTTGTTGATAATTGAGAGGGCCTCCATGATTTTTTCATCAGAAATGTTCTCCACTCCATAGTCGTGAATTACGTGAAAAACAATCGGAATCACATATTTCCTATCTGCGTCTAAGTCTAGTTTTAAGGTCTTTTTCCCGTCAAACATGGATTGTTCCACTTTCTTAGAAAGTCCTGGATCTTTTGCTAGATGCTCCATAAATGCTCGATATTGATCGCTATTGGAGCAGTGCGATTTCTTTTTGGGTTGTGCAGTAGTTACTAAACTAATAGCAATCAAAAACACTAGAAAAGTAAAATTTTTCATATAGATAAATTTAGGTTGTTTAATTAAGTTATACATTTACAATAGGCGAGTTAGTGACTTTAATCATAAATACAAACATGGTTTATGTATTGAAATATTATGTTATCTTTTGATAACGTGTGTGTTAGGTGTTTATGTGGTGGTGTGTCGGATCGTTCTGTACTATTTGTGCCATTATTCATACTTGATAATGCGATGTTAAATATTGTTAAAACAGGTTTTGCGTATGACAAGGTACAAGAGGTGTGTGAAAATAAAATTTATCTCAAATTGAAGTGTTGAATGAGGCTACCTACTTAATGATATAATAGAACTGAAGTTTGCGTCCAAATAGAAAAAACTATGATGAGGTTCCAAGTTTTGTGAGTCGAAGGACTTTAAGTCACATTACAAATTAGGGTGGGGAATGATATCTCTAAATTTGTTTTAATCCCTCAAGAGAAGTCGAAATACAGAACTTCATGGACTCATATTAAATGGGTCCATGAAGAGGTGTTTTATTTGATTAATTTAGAGATCGTTTTGAATGCTGGTGCTTTGGCAGATTCTGTTAACTCAAATAGAATTGATTCAACAGTTGTTAGCATAATGCCTTCCATTTCAAATCGTTTGATTGCCATTTTTTTATTGATCTTTTTTCTTGAATCAATAGCATCGACTACCACGATGGGATTATATCCTGCATCTTTTAAATCTATTGCTGTTTGAAGAACACAGATATGAGACTCTATTCCCGTAATAATCACATTTTTTGCTTCGTTGGCATTTAGAAAACTCTGAAACATATCGTGTTTGAAACAGCTAAAGTCTGTCTTATCAAAGCTTTGGAATGCGCTTGTTTTCTCTACAATTTCTTGAACTGTTGTTCCTAGTCCTTGAGGATATTGTTGAGAAAAAATAGTGGGTATCTCCAATGCTTCTAAACCAGATATTACAATTTTATTGTTCTTAATCGTATCCTTTGCTTTTTGCATTACAGGAATCAACTTCTCCTGTAGGTCAATGATAAGTGCAACTGAATTGTCTTTTGTTATTTTCATAGTATTGATGGAAATTAAATCAGTTATTGTTTCTTTGATTGACGCTTAGATTTCTCTCCAAGATAACCTCCATGATGTCTTTTGGCATACTGTTCATTGGTGAAATTGATCTTCTTCATCATCAAATTAACCAAAATATCTCCAATAACTGTCATGGTCGTGGTCGAAGTGCTTGGTGTCAATCCTAATGGACATAACTCTTTTGGATTACCAGTAAGGAGAACAATATCTGCAACTTCTGCAAGATCGCTATCTGACTTTGATGTGATTACAATCAAAGGAAGCCCAGGATAAAGGTTTTCTGCTAAATGGACTAGTGCAACAATTTCACTAGTACGTCCTGAGTTTGATATAAGAAGAAGAACATCATTAGGTTGAATTACACCAAGATCTCCATGTTGCGCTTCACTTGGGTGAAGAAAGATAGACGGAGTTCCCGTAGAACAGAATGTCGTAGAAATATTCAAAGCAATCTGTCCTGCTTTTCCCATGCCACTGGTTACCAGTTTTCCACCAAGTTTTTGTACACGCTCTTCGATAATTAGAATGGCTTTTTCGAAGTCGTTGTCTTGTGGTATGTTTAATACTGCCTGTGCTTCACGTTGTAGTAAATCTGAAATGATATTTTTCACGTTATTACATGTATTATTATTGGTAACTATCTTATTTCCGAATTAAACACATATTCGTGCCTAATATCGTTTTGATTTTAGGCAAAAGTAAGTGAAAAAGAGTGTGTATGAAAAAGTTTATCTTATTTATTTGAGTATAAGATGAAATATTAGGAAAATAAAATGCCAAACAATCTTCATTAATTTGTACTTTTCACACTAATTATTTCTAAGTGATTAGAGACGAGTGAAACTATCAGATGATGGCGTTATTTTAAACTTATATAAATGGCATTTAGAGAATTAGCAGAGTTTGTTGATCTATTGGATCAAGAGGGTGAATTAATCAGAGTGAAAGAGTATGTAACTCCTGATATGGAGATTACGGAAATTGTGGACAGGTTCTCGAAAAGTAAGGGAGGGGGAAAGGCACTATTATTTGAAAATAATGGTACGGATTTCCCTATTCTTATCAATGCTATGGGATCTACCAAAAGAATGTCTATGGCTTTGGGATGTTTTACTCTTGATCAGGTGGGTGAGAGAATAGATAAAGTCTTCTCCGAACTAACCTCTCCTAAACTTAGCTGGATTGACAAGTTTAAAATGATTCCAACCCTAAAAAATGTATCCTCTTGGATGCCTAAACGTTCTAATAGTAGAGGGAGATGTCAAGAGAATATCTTTAAAGGTGATGACGTCGACCTTACGACGCTTCCTGTCTTAAGATGTTGGCCTGCCGATGGTGGCCCATTTATAACCCTTCCTTGTGTGGTTACGGAAGATCCAGATACCAACATACGGAATGTAGGAATGTATCGTATGCAAGTATTGGATAAGAATACTACTGGTATGCATTGGCATAAGCATAAGACTGGTGCTAGACACTACAATAGACATAAAGAATTAGGGACAAAAATGCCTGTATCTGTCGTATTAGGCGGAGATCCTTCTCTTATGTTTTCTGCGACGGCTCCTTTGCCAGATAATATTGACGAATATTTATTGGCTGGTTTCTTAAGAGATGAATCTGTAAACCTTGTTAAATGTATCACCAATGATCTATATGTCCCTGCAGATGCTGATATCATTATTGAAGGGTTTGTAGATCCTCAAGAAGAGCTTGTGTGGGAAGGACCATTCGGGGATCATACTGGATTCTACTCTTTGGCAGATTGGTACCCAAAATTTCATGTTACTTGTATTACGTATAAGGATCGTGCAATCTATCCTGCTACAATCGTAGGAATCCCACCGATGGAAGATGCATACATTCAGCGAGCATCGGAGAGAATATTCTTAGCTCCAATGAAATTGGTAATGGTTCCTGAAATATTGGATATGGATTTACCTCCAGCTGGGGTTGCCCACAATATTACTTTGGCACAAATCAATAAGACATTTTCTGGTCAAGCTCATAAAGTGGCATATAGTATGTGGGGAGCAGGGCAGATGATGTTTAATAAGGTGATGGTTATCACTGATGAGTCAGCTCCTAATGTTCATAGTTATAGACGAATGGCTCGAATAATATCTCAGAAAGTAGAAGTGTCTAGAGATATCTTTTTCTCTAGAGGGCCAATGGACGTACTTGATCACTCTTCTAATGCTTTTGCTTACGGCTCTAAAATGGGTGTCGATGCAACCGAAAAACTAGATGAAGAGTTACAAGGCTTTGATCACTGTGTGGCATTAGACAAAAAAGGAACTTTTGTGCAGCCAACTTCTATGCCTGAATATATTGTTAAGGTCAATGGAAGTCTAATTGAACAGGAGATATCTGTTATCATCATTTCTATTGACAAACGATCAAATATGGATCTAAATGATCTAAAGCAATATATTTTAAATGAAAAATCTTTCGCACTAGCCAAATTCATTGTCATTGTAGATCGTGGAGTTTGTATTGATGATTATGATTTTGTTAGTTGGTACTGTTCTGGCAATATCGATCCAATAAGAGATTGTTCTATTCATGAACCAATGGTTCCTAATGCACCTAGTCGAATGATTATTGATGGAACTAGAAAGACTTCATTACATGATAATTTTAAACGATTGTGGCCAAATCCAGTAGTTTCTGATGATGAGATGATTGAACAAATTGATATGAGATGGGAAAGTTTAGAGTTAGGCCCTTTTGTCTCTTCTCCATCACGAAAGTATAAATCTCTGATGAGAGGATCTGGTGCGGTTGCTGAAGATATATAAACTGAACAAAAACCATACTTAATTGAAATCACTATGTGGCATTCTACGAAAATCTATTTGTTTGTTGTACTATCACTTTGGTGTTCTTTATTCGCGAAAGCAGATCGTCCAAAGAACTTCCCATCCACGAGCATTTGGACCTCGGTGTGGGATACTGAAGTGAATGATGTCGCTTTTAAAAAAGTTGGAAATAAACTACAAGAAAATCTCACTGTTGAGGAACTAGTTCTTATTTTGAATAAAACATTGTTTCTTGATATTGAGGTGGTGGGATTAGAATCCGAGACATTAAAAATTAAAATTAATGACTCCGAAACACTCACAGAACATATGGGATCTAGTGGAGCAAAGACTTGTTTGGGTATTATTACTTTTACTTTGACAGAAAATTCACAAGTGAAGATGGTAGATATGGACTTCGAATATGGATCGCACGCTTCCCCTGGTGTATATTCTAGAATAAATTTTATTCAAGCTTTTTAAAATCGATTTATTCAAGCTGCTTGGTTATGAATCCGAACAAGCAGCTTGATCTATTGTATAAGATTTTGGGTGGAAACCATACAATGATTCCACTCTTTCATATTCTTTTAGAATCCTATCATACAAGAATAATCTTATCTATATATTGGTTATTTCTAAAGGGATCTGTTTTGATTTGGATGTTAGATTTGTTGCACTTTATCTATTGTATTAAAAATCCAATGGTAAGCTCTCCAAGAAAACCAATAGGTTCTTGTGTCGTAATATTTAGATCTGTATGATGCCACCATTGCTTACACCCTCCTGCTTTTCCTTCTAGGTAAAACCAATTGAAAGTACGTCGTATTCCCCATTGTAGTTTGCAATCAAATCCAATAGGATTCGTATTGTATAAATATTTGCTTTTTGTAATGTTTCTGTGTGTATAACCTATGCTCGCGATCAAAAAGCTCGCACTATTTCCCTTTATATTTCTGCCTCTTGATTCTCTTCTAAGAATGTTGTAATAGTATCGATACCCTATATCTATAGAGGGTTTAATATATGTATCACTGCCTACCCAAGAAAAATATCCTGTTGCTGTAAGGTCTAATGTTCCTTTGGTTCCTAACTTCTTTTCGTATCCAATACCTGGGGTAAGAAGGTTTATTTTAAACTGATCCATGGTTCCTCCTTCTTGCGCTTTGATGGTAAAAGAGGTAATCATCATAATGAATGCAATGAGTGTAAATATTTTCATAGTATAGTTTATTGACTCAATTTATTGTAATAAATGTTTTTAAAAGTTAAATAGATTAAAACAAATAATATGCCAAAAATCACGTTTTAGCTATATTTATGTAAAAGTGCATTCATTACATCCTTCCTATTATACACTCTTTCTCTCTTCTATTTTTTTGTGCAATCTATCTGAGATCTTCTATCTTGACTTTTATATCATATAGTCTTCTTCTGAAATCGTAGATAATGATTTTTAATTGCTCGTACAATCTTTGTCTATTGATCCTACTTTAAGCCTTACTTTGGATACCTTTCCTTTACCCTTCCTTTACCCTTTGGTTACCCTTTCTCCATCGATTGGGTAAACGAACCCTAACCAATGTGTATCGTATATGTAGCCAAAGATAGAATGAGGTCCCTATTATTAAAGGTTTGAAGGATTGTATCTATTGAGAATGAAGACACTGTCATGACTTTGTCAATGAACAGGATCTTACACAATTACTGTTAATTAATGATATTTTATGTACATTTATTGATGGTGTACCAATTAGATGGGAACTGACCTAATGTCTTTGGATGGAACTAGAATGTGTCTATACATCGATTGATTCGATGGAATAGACTCTATTGACCTTCTTAACTTATGGTATATGCGACCTGATTTTGAAATACAATATGGTGATTTGTATCCATTAAATTTGTGTTGGATTATCTTCTTGTTGCAATTCGTTATCATTTAGTTTATTCCGTTTATGAACTAGGTGTTAGAACTTACAAAATAAAATTATTATGAAAAAATTATTATTCGTTACCTTTTTCTTTATGATTGGTCATGTTTATTCTCAAACGATAGATGGAGATGTAAGTAGTCTGAGTTTTCAATTAATTGAGAAGAAGATTATTGATACGGCTAAAGTGGACATCTTTTATACTTTAGATTTCCGTAAAAATCCCAATAAACCTGATAAAATTAGTCATGCACAGACTTTTCTGCAAGTTGGTAACCATTGTAGATGTTTTAAGGACTATAATGAATTTCTTTCGGACTCTGTGAATGATGATTGTGCCGTAAAATCCCTGAGTGCGATGGAGGGAATGATGAAATACATGTCTGCTTTGAAGAGACGTAACTATTACAAAACGATTCTTTATGGTGTTCAGGAAGACCAATTAGTACGGAGACATAATATTTATCCTACGATCTATGAATATAGCGATAGTATTCCCACGTTTGAATGGGTAATTACAGAAAAGGATAGTGTCATTCTTGATTACAAATGTACAATGGCAACATGTCATTATCGAGGACGTGATTACGAAGCGTGGTTTGCAGAGGATATTTCCATGCCATATGGTCCGGATGTCTTTGGTGGCCTACCTGGATTAATTATGGATGTTCATGATACGCAATTTCATTATCATTTTCGATTAAATGGATTATATCCAGTCGAGCATCTTCAATTGATATATAAAAGAGATGGAGAGAAAGTGGTTTCTTCCACAAGATCCCGTTGTCGAAAGATTTATAAACATAGCAGAGAATTTCCTGCTCAAGCGATGCAACAAGCTTTTCCCAATGACAAATTAACGGCAGAAGATATTGCACAAATTAAGCCTAAATCATATAATCCTATGGAGTTAAAGTAAGAGATGAGAAAATATATTACGATTGTAATAGGGATAATCTGTACTTTCTCTTCAAGAGGGTATGCAGAGAAAACGAAAGGTTTAGAGGGGGTCGTGGTAGATGCTAAGAGTTTAAAGCCTATTCCCAATGTTATATGCAAGCTCTATGATGTATCGGGAAAAATGTTGGGATATTTTCTTACGGATACCAAAGGGAGCTATCATATCAAAGCGTATCCTATTGCAAAGCGTGTTACATATGCACATATGGGGTATAAAATCCATTCCATTCCTTATATAGAGGCGATGCAAGAACACCGAATTAAGTTATATACGAAAGTACAGAAAATTGCTCAAGTCACTGTTCATGTACCTCCAATAAAAGGAACAAAAGATACGATTCGATATAATATAGGGTCATTTGTAGAGAAGAAAGATCGAACAATTGGGGATGTATTGAAGAAACTTCCAGGTATTGAGGTAAGTAAGAATGGTACGGTAAAGTATCAAGGCGAAGCGATCAGTCGCTTTTATATTGAAGGGAAAGATCTTTTGGGAGGTGCTTATAATCAAGCGACCAATAGTTTGCCTGTGGATGCTGTAGCACAGGTTCAGATTATGGAGCATCACCAGCATA
The Prolixibacteraceae bacterium DNA segment above includes these coding regions:
- a CDS encoding menaquinone biosynthesis decarboxylase, which gives rise to MAFRELAEFVDLLDQEGELIRVKEYVTPDMEITEIVDRFSKSKGGGKALLFENNGTDFPILINAMGSTKRMSMALGCFTLDQVGERIDKVFSELTSPKLSWIDKFKMIPTLKNVSSWMPKRSNSRGRCQENIFKGDDVDLTTLPVLRCWPADGGPFITLPCVVTEDPDTNIRNVGMYRMQVLDKNTTGMHWHKHKTGARHYNRHKELGTKMPVSVVLGGDPSLMFSATAPLPDNIDEYLLAGFLRDESVNLVKCITNDLYVPADADIIIEGFVDPQEELVWEGPFGDHTGFYSLADWYPKFHVTCITYKDRAIYPATIVGIPPMEDAYIQRASERIFLAPMKLVMVPEILDMDLPPAGVAHNITLAQINKTFSGQAHKVAYSMWGAGQMMFNKVMVITDESAPNVHSYRRMARIISQKVEVSRDIFFSRGPMDVLDHSSNAFAYGSKMGVDATEKLDEELQGFDHCVALDKKGTFVQPTSMPEYIVKVNGSLIEQEISVIIISIDKRSNMDLNDLKQYILNEKSFALAKFIVIVDRGVCIDDYDFVSWYCSGNIDPIRDCSIHEPMVPNAPSRMIIDGTRKTSLHDNFKRLWPNPVVSDDEMIEQIDMRWESLELGPFVSSPSRKYKSLMRGSGAVAEDI
- a CDS encoding GLPGLI family protein, whose translation is MKKLLFVTFFFMIGHVYSQTIDGDVSSLSFQLIEKKIIDTAKVDIFYTLDFRKNPNKPDKISHAQTFLQVGNHCRCFKDYNEFLSDSVNDDCAVKSLSAMEGMMKYMSALKRRNYYKTILYGVQEDQLVRRHNIYPTIYEYSDSIPTFEWVITEKDSVILDYKCTMATCHYRGRDYEAWFAEDISMPYGPDVFGGLPGLIMDVHDTQFHYHFRLNGLYPVEHLQLIYKRDGEKVVSSTRSRCRKIYKHSREFPAQAMQQAFPNDKLTAEDIAQIKPKSYNPMELK